The Prevotella sp. E9-3 genome has a window encoding:
- a CDS encoding gliding motility lipoprotein GldH yields the protein MSRKKHSLFLLFMSLTVALIFGSCNRKTIYSHYEHTPVDGWGWEQIDTLYFDIPSLAQDGAYSEEIGLRCNTSYPFQELALIILQEVLPEGRQLCDTVTFRITDDNGFYQGQGVYHYHYSMPLSDLILHKGDSLHVAVCHIMRRKNVTGIADVGLTLQRK from the coding sequence ATGAGCCGAAAGAAGCATAGTCTTTTCTTACTATTCATGAGTCTTACGGTTGCACTGATTTTTGGCAGTTGTAACCGTAAGACTATCTATAGCCATTATGAGCACACTCCAGTTGACGGGTGGGGATGGGAACAGATAGACACGCTCTACTTTGACATTCCTTCATTGGCGCAGGATGGTGCATATAGCGAAGAGATCGGGCTGCGTTGTAACACTTCCTATCCTTTTCAGGAACTGGCACTGATTATTCTACAGGAAGTGCTTCCGGAAGGCCGCCAACTATGCGATACCGTGACTTTCCGAATTACCGACGACAATGGATTCTATCAAGGTCAGGGTGTATATCACTATCATTACTCAATGCCGTTGTCAGACTTGATACTACACAAAGGCGATTCCCTTCATGTGGCTGTTTGTCATATTATGCGCCGAAAGAATGTAACGGGAATTGCCGATGTAGGTCTTACGCTTCAGCGGAAATAA